In Arthrobacter sp. CDRTa11, one DNA window encodes the following:
- a CDS encoding gluconokinase, with protein sequence MQYPATHLVVMGVAGSGKSTIAAALSQQLGWACAEADEFHPQANINKMSQGIPLQDEDRWPWLQEIRDWMTAQAQSGQCTVLTCSALRKSYRDLLAEAEGRVLFLHLHGEADLIGQRMQGREGHFMPPTLLPSQLATLEPLSPEELAQGSLRLDISKSPEELVQTILAALRLPAA encoded by the coding sequence ATGCAGTATCCAGCCACGCACCTGGTGGTGATGGGGGTAGCCGGTTCCGGCAAGTCCACCATCGCTGCGGCCCTTTCCCAGCAACTGGGCTGGGCCTGCGCCGAGGCGGACGAATTCCACCCGCAGGCCAACATCAACAAGATGAGCCAGGGGATTCCCCTGCAGGATGAGGACCGCTGGCCGTGGCTCCAGGAGATCCGGGACTGGATGACCGCCCAGGCTCAAAGTGGCCAGTGCACCGTACTTACGTGTTCGGCCCTCAGGAAGAGCTACCGGGACCTGCTGGCCGAGGCTGAAGGCCGAGTCCTGTTCCTGCACCTGCATGGTGAAGCTGACCTGATTGGCCAGCGGATGCAGGGGCGCGAAGGCCACTTTATGCCGCCCACGCTCCTGCCCAGCCAGCTGGCGACGCTGGAACCGCTCAGCCCGGAGGAACTTGCCCAGGGAAGCCTCCGCCTGGATATTTCCAAATCCCCGGAAGAGCTGGTCCAGACCATCCTCGCCGCGCTCAGGCTCCCGGCCGCCTGA
- a CDS encoding GntP family permease yields the protein MTIEGWTQTMGAAPLLLIAAAAIGVLLFLIIRLRMHALIALIVVSLATAFATGIPANQVVPVLINGFGTTLGTVALLVGLGAMLGRIVETSGGAKVLADYLIGVFGEKRAPFALGLASLIFGFPIFFDAGLVVMLPVVFAVAHRLGGGVLRFGLPAAGAFSVMHIFLPPHPGPVSAAAFFDANIGLVMIAGLITAIPTWYVTAYLYGLYTGKKLVLPVPEILGHASAEAESHPPRFRTIIGLLLLPLVLIFINTGLNTLASSGVLSEAVKNEQWFQILRTIGETPVALLIAVLVAMYVLGARRGTANGALEKLLESSLGPVCSVILITGAGGMFGGVLRASGIGDALADVLGNLGIPLILAGFLISAILRIAQGSATVALTTTAGLIAPAVALAGLNGMQVAALVIAVAAGSVVVSHVNDSGFWLVGRFFGMDVKTTLKTWTVMETLIGVMGFGIAAMIFLLAGVAG from the coding sequence ATGACCATCGAAGGTTGGACTCAAACGATGGGCGCAGCGCCCTTGCTGCTCATCGCGGCGGCCGCAATAGGCGTCCTGCTGTTCCTGATCATCAGGCTTCGCATGCATGCCCTCATCGCCCTGATTGTGGTCAGCCTCGCCACGGCTTTCGCCACAGGAATCCCCGCCAACCAGGTGGTGCCGGTGCTGATCAATGGCTTCGGCACCACTCTGGGCACCGTGGCGCTCCTGGTGGGCCTGGGCGCCATGCTGGGCCGCATCGTGGAGACCAGCGGCGGGGCGAAGGTCCTGGCCGACTACCTGATCGGCGTCTTCGGTGAAAAGCGTGCCCCGTTCGCCCTTGGCCTGGCCTCGCTGATCTTCGGCTTCCCCATCTTCTTCGACGCCGGCCTGGTGGTGATGCTGCCCGTGGTCTTTGCGGTGGCCCACCGCCTGGGCGGGGGAGTGCTGCGCTTCGGCCTTCCGGCGGCCGGCGCCTTCTCGGTAATGCACATCTTCCTGCCGCCGCACCCGGGACCCGTCTCCGCTGCCGCATTCTTTGACGCGAACATCGGCCTGGTCATGATCGCCGGCCTCATCACCGCCATCCCCACCTGGTATGTGACCGCCTACCTCTACGGCCTGTACACCGGCAAGAAGCTGGTCCTTCCCGTGCCTGAAATCCTGGGCCACGCCAGCGCGGAAGCCGAGTCGCACCCGCCGCGCTTCCGCACCATCATCGGCCTGCTGCTCCTGCCCCTGGTCCTGATCTTCATCAACACCGGCCTGAACACCCTTGCCTCCTCCGGCGTGCTGTCCGAGGCCGTCAAGAACGAGCAGTGGTTCCAGATCCTGCGCACCATCGGCGAAACCCCTGTGGCGCTGCTGATCGCGGTCCTGGTGGCCATGTACGTCCTCGGCGCCCGGCGCGGAACTGCCAACGGCGCACTGGAGAAGCTGCTGGAGTCTTCACTGGGCCCTGTCTGCTCGGTCATCCTCATCACCGGGGCCGGCGGAATGTTCGGCGGCGTGCTGCGGGCCTCCGGCATCGGCGATGCCCTGGCCGACGTACTCGGCAACCTCGGCATCCCGCTGATCCTGGCCGGCTTCCTGATCTCAGCCATCCTGCGCATCGCCCAGGGTTCAGCCACCGTGGCCCTGACCACCACTGCAGGGCTGATCGCCCCGGCCGTTGCTTTGGCAGGCCTCAACGGCATGCAGGTTGCAGCCCTTGTTATCGCCGTGGCCGCAGGATCCGTGGTGGTCTCGCACGTCAACGACTCCGGCTTCTGGCTGGTGGGCCGCTTCTTCGGCATGGATGTCAAGACCACGCTGAAGACCTGGACCGTGATGGAAACCCTGATCGGCGTGATGGGCTTCGGCATCGCGGCCATGATCTTCCTGCTGGCCGGGGTGGCTGGGTAG
- a CDS encoding TfoX/Sxy family protein, which produces MEMPKPSEADKERFRSVVPDRPDVVVKPMFGNLGAFVNGNMFAGLFGPTIGVRLSSEDRTELESTERTVPFGPVERPMGGYVGLPEVWNAEGDGDDARVRAWVEKAFEYVADLPPKEPKEPKPRAPRK; this is translated from the coding sequence ATGGAGATGCCCAAACCGTCAGAGGCTGACAAGGAGCGCTTCCGGTCGGTGGTGCCGGACAGGCCGGACGTGGTGGTCAAACCGATGTTCGGCAACCTCGGCGCCTTCGTGAACGGCAACATGTTTGCAGGACTGTTCGGCCCCACCATCGGCGTTCGCCTCTCCAGCGAAGACCGCACGGAGCTTGAAAGTACAGAGCGGACCGTCCCGTTCGGGCCGGTGGAACGTCCCATGGGCGGCTACGTCGGCCTGCCGGAAGTGTGGAACGCCGAAGGCGACGGCGATGACGCCCGGGTACGCGCCTGGGTGGAGAAGGCGTTCGAGTACGTGGCGGACCTCCCGCCCAAGGAACCCAAGGAACCCAAGCCCCGCGCGCCCCGCAAGTAG
- a CDS encoding MarR family winged helix-turn-helix transcriptional regulator has translation MGQLLVRLLSEFRRELLAEAESHGYGDLRPAHLQITGNIGTKGIRLTALAARAQLSLAATSELVNEMQKMGYLERRPDPADARAKLIFPTARGLRLLHEASDKVKELEQLWGMYAGEQRFEAALQTLQDVLNATRMSAKPQGNDG, from the coding sequence GTGGGCCAGCTATTGGTCCGCCTGCTGTCGGAGTTCCGTCGCGAGCTTCTGGCTGAGGCCGAATCCCATGGCTACGGCGACCTCCGTCCCGCCCACCTCCAGATCACAGGGAACATTGGGACCAAGGGAATACGGCTGACAGCCTTGGCCGCACGCGCACAGCTGAGCCTGGCCGCAACGTCCGAACTGGTCAACGAGATGCAGAAGATGGGGTATCTGGAGCGCCGGCCGGATCCGGCCGATGCCAGGGCAAAGTTGATCTTCCCCACCGCCCGGGGACTGCGGCTTCTGCACGAGGCATCAGACAAGGTGAAGGAACTGGAGCAGCTCTGGGGCATGTACGCAGGGGAACAGAGGTTTGAAGCAGCATTGCAGACACTTCAGGACGTCCTGAATGCAACCCGAATGTCCGCGAAACCACAGGGCAACGACGGCTAA
- a CDS encoding alpha/beta fold hydrolase, with translation MHLDISPTMIDTTLGPLMVRRRGSGQPALLWHSLFVDSSTFANVVDSLGQERELILLDGPGHGGSPGPRRPYSLVECAVAANQILDALGIPGPVDWVGNAWGGHVGIVFADTFPARCRTLTTIGSPPYPLSRSERLQIVPMVYAYRILGPAPFTGGIANALGGKGVSKSAPQAAAAVAEAFRRGSRRDKYWAMQSVMLRRPDLRPVLARLQVPTLVLVGRNDPMNDAAEAERAARSVRDGRFSVVTGAGHVAPLLIEPGEVTRHILAFWSESRNQRAAA, from the coding sequence ATGCATCTGGACATTTCCCCGACCATGATCGACACCACGCTTGGTCCTCTCATGGTCCGCCGCAGAGGATCCGGCCAGCCGGCGCTTTTATGGCACAGCCTGTTTGTTGATTCCAGTACTTTCGCCAACGTCGTTGACAGCCTGGGTCAGGAGAGGGAACTCATTTTGCTGGACGGTCCCGGGCATGGTGGCAGTCCCGGGCCGCGGCGCCCCTACTCCCTGGTGGAGTGTGCCGTCGCTGCAAACCAAATCCTGGATGCCTTGGGCATCCCTGGCCCTGTCGATTGGGTGGGTAACGCCTGGGGAGGGCATGTGGGAATCGTCTTCGCAGATACTTTCCCAGCCCGCTGCCGGACCCTCACCACGATCGGCTCACCCCCTTATCCGCTTTCCCGATCCGAGCGCCTGCAGATTGTTCCCATGGTGTACGCCTACCGGATCCTGGGCCCGGCCCCGTTCACAGGTGGCATCGCGAATGCGTTGGGAGGCAAAGGCGTTTCGAAGTCAGCACCGCAGGCCGCAGCGGCAGTGGCGGAGGCCTTCCGCAGGGGCAGCCGGCGTGACAAATATTGGGCCATGCAATCCGTTATGCTGCGCCGGCCGGACCTTCGCCCTGTCCTGGCCCGGCTGCAGGTCCCCACGCTGGTGCTGGTAGGCCGGAACGATCCCATGAACGACGCTGCGGAGGCAGAGCGTGCAGCCCGAAGTGTGCGCGACGGACGCTTCTCCGTGGTCACCGGCGCCGGTCATGTTGCCCCGCTTCTGATCGAACCGGGCGAAGTGACGCGGCACATCCTGGCGTTCTGGTCGGAGAGCCGCAACCAGAGGGCCGCAGCATGA